The following are encoded together in the Pseudomonas sp. IB20 genome:
- a CDS encoding LysR family transcriptional regulator, with protein MSRDLPPLNALRAFEATARLNSVSQAAEQLHVTHGAVSRQLKVLEEHLGVSLFAKDGRGLKLTDAGVRLRDASAEAFERLRDVCAELTQASADAPFVLGCSGSLLARWLIPRLGRLNADLPDLRLHLSAGDGDLDPRRPGLDALLVFAEPPWPADMQVYTLASERIGPVMSPRFVGYERLRQAPAQALCSEALLHTTSRPQAWPSWAQQHGIAPGALKHGQGFEHLYYLLEAAVAGLGVAIAPEPLVAEDLRAGRLVAPWGFSETPAHLALWLPKRAADGRAGQLAQWLKAELLRQPL; from the coding sequence ATGAGCCGAGACCTTCCCCCTCTCAATGCCTTGCGCGCGTTTGAAGCCACAGCCCGGCTCAACAGCGTCAGCCAGGCTGCCGAGCAACTGCATGTGACCCACGGCGCCGTCAGCCGCCAGTTGAAGGTGCTCGAAGAGCATTTGGGTGTCAGCCTGTTCGCCAAGGACGGTCGCGGCCTTAAACTCACAGATGCCGGGGTTCGGCTGCGGGATGCCAGTGCGGAAGCCTTCGAACGTTTAAGGGATGTGTGCGCCGAACTGACCCAGGCCAGCGCCGACGCGCCGTTCGTGCTGGGCTGCTCGGGCAGTTTGTTGGCGCGTTGGCTGATTCCGCGCCTGGGTCGCTTGAACGCCGACCTGCCGGACTTGCGCCTGCACCTGTCGGCGGGTGACGGCGATCTCGACCCCCGGCGCCCCGGCCTTGACGCCCTATTGGTGTTCGCCGAGCCGCCGTGGCCGGCGGATATGCAGGTGTACACGCTTGCCAGCGAACGCATCGGGCCGGTGATGAGCCCGCGCTTCGTCGGTTATGAACGCCTGCGCCAAGCCCCGGCACAGGCTCTGTGCAGCGAAGCCTTGTTGCACACCACATCCCGCCCGCAAGCCTGGCCCAGTTGGGCGCAGCAACACGGCATCGCGCCCGGCGCGTTGAAACACGGCCAGGGGTTTGAGCATTTGTATTATTTGTTGGAGGCGGCCGTAGCCGGTTTAGGCGTGGCGATTGCGCCAGAACCGCTGGTAGCAGAGGACCTGCGCGCGGGCCGCCTGGTGGCGCCGTGGGGTTTCAGCGAAACCCCGGCGCACCTGGCGTTGTGGCTACCCAAGCGCGCCGCAGACGGGCGCGCGGGGCAGCTGGCGCAGTGGCTCAAAGCTGAGCTGTTGCGCCAGCCGCTATAG
- a CDS encoding DUF883 family protein: MANTSLRKASLESMEAEISSLLKSLESLKDDASDESRKTLKALKSNAENALKHSRHLISDAYEESKVKIRETGVATRDYAQEHPWTTAGVAVGALGLLAAYLLCKRGD, from the coding sequence ATGGCCAACACTTCGTTACGCAAAGCGTCGCTGGAAAGCATGGAAGCCGAGATTTCGAGCCTGCTCAAATCCCTTGAGAGCCTCAAGGACGATGCGTCCGACGAGTCGCGCAAAACGCTGAAGGCCCTGAAAAGCAATGCCGAGAATGCCCTCAAGCACTCCCGCCATCTGATCAGCGATGCCTACGAAGAAAGCAAAGTCAAAATCCGCGAAACCGGTGTTGCAACCCGGGACTACGCACAAGAGCACCCATGGACTACCGCCGGCGTCGCCGTTGGTGCACTGGGCCTGCTGGCGGCTTACCTGCTGTGCAAACGCGGTGACTGA
- a CDS encoding dodecin, with product MSDHHTYKKVELVGSSTTSIEDAINNAIAEAHKSIKHLEWFEVTETRGHIKDGKAAHFQVTLKVGFRIASS from the coding sequence ATGTCTGATCATCACACGTACAAGAAAGTCGAACTGGTGGGTTCGTCGACGACCAGCATCGAAGACGCGATCAACAACGCCATCGCTGAAGCGCACAAGAGCATCAAGCACTTGGAGTGGTTCGAGGTGACTGAAACCCGTGGCCACATCAAGGACGGCAAGGCCGCACACTTCCAAGTCACGCTTAAGGTGGGGTTCCGAATTGCCAGTAGTTGA
- a CDS encoding DUF1161 domain-containing protein yields the protein MKKLLLAVGLLSIAGTAIAAGKPCDELKSEIAAKIDAKGASGYSLEVVDKGAAPTDHTVVGSCEGGTKEIAYKRG from the coding sequence ATGAAGAAGCTTCTGTTAGCGGTAGGTTTGTTGAGCATTGCGGGGACAGCAATAGCTGCGGGCAAGCCTTGTGATGAGCTGAAAAGCGAAATCGCGGCGAAAATCGACGCCAAAGGTGCCTCGGGTTATTCGCTGGAAGTGGTAGACAAAGGTGCGGCACCCACCGACCACACAGTTGTCGGCAGTTGCGAAGGTGGCACCAAGGAAATCGCCTACAAGCGCGGTTAA
- a CDS encoding LLM class flavin-dependent oxidoreductase — protein sequence MKSLSDVKFSTLDLVPVRANGSPAQSLRNSLDLAQHVEKFGYNRFWVAEHHNMDGIASSATSVLLGYLAGGTSTIRVGSGGVMLPNHAPLVIAEQFGTLESLYPGRIDLGLGRAPGSDQMTARALRRERSGSADDFPEDVAELMAYLGPRTPDQRVIAVPGTGTNVPVWLLGSSLFSAQLAGERGLPYAFASHFAPRLMHEAVRVYRNHFKPSAVLDKPYVMLGIPLVAADTDEQADYLATSVYQRILALMRGQSLVQRPPVKTMDGLWLPHEKDAVGSFLGLAMVGSPAKIRAKLEVLIEQTGADELIFTCDLYEHADRIHSYELLAQLMKG from the coding sequence ATGAAATCGCTGTCCGACGTGAAGTTCTCGACCCTGGACCTGGTGCCCGTGCGCGCCAATGGCAGCCCGGCGCAGTCGCTGCGCAACTCGCTGGACCTGGCCCAGCACGTGGAAAAATTTGGCTACAACCGTTTCTGGGTGGCCGAACACCACAACATGGACGGTATCGCCAGCTCGGCCACCTCGGTGTTGCTGGGCTATCTGGCGGGCGGCACTTCGACCATTCGCGTCGGCTCCGGCGGCGTGATGCTGCCCAACCACGCACCGTTGGTGATCGCCGAACAGTTCGGCACCCTGGAAAGCCTGTACCCCGGCCGTATCGACCTGGGCCTGGGCCGCGCGCCCGGTTCCGACCAGATGACCGCCCGCGCCCTGCGCCGTGAGCGTTCGGGCAGCGCCGATGACTTCCCCGAAGATGTGGCCGAGCTGATGGCGTACCTAGGCCCGCGCACGCCCGACCAACGGGTGATCGCCGTACCGGGCACCGGCACCAACGTGCCGGTGTGGTTGCTGGGTTCCAGCCTGTTCAGCGCACAGCTTGCCGGGGAGCGCGGTTTGCCCTACGCCTTCGCCTCGCATTTCGCACCGCGCTTGATGCATGAGGCGGTTCGCGTGTACCGCAATCACTTCAAGCCTTCGGCTGTACTGGACAAACCCTACGTGATGCTCGGCATCCCGCTGGTAGCCGCCGACACCGACGAGCAGGCCGACTACCTGGCAACCTCCGTGTACCAGCGCATCCTCGCACTGATGCGCGGGCAAAGCCTGGTGCAGCGCCCACCAGTGAAAACCATGGACGGCCTATGGCTGCCCCATGAAAAAGACGCGGTCGGCAGCTTTCTCGGCCTGGCGATGGTCGGCAGCCCGGCGAAGATCCGCGCCAAACTGGAAGTACTGATCGAGCAGACCGGCGCCGATGAGCTGATCTTTACCTGCGACCTCTACGAGCATGCCGACCGGATTCATTCCTACGAGCTGTTGGCGCAGTTGATGAAGGGCTGA
- a CDS encoding OsmC family protein: protein MSIVKKASAHWEGELKTGLGSISTETGVLREAPYGFKARFEGGKGTNPEELIGAAHAGCFSMAFSMILGDAGLKADSIDTQAEVTLDQVDGGFAITAVHLVLKAKIPGASQAQFDELSKKAKEGCPVSKVLNAKISLDATLVS from the coding sequence ATGAGTATCGTTAAAAAGGCATCCGCGCATTGGGAAGGTGAGCTGAAGACTGGCCTGGGTTCCATTTCCACGGAAACCGGCGTTCTGCGCGAAGCGCCCTACGGCTTCAAGGCCCGTTTCGAGGGCGGCAAGGGCACAAACCCTGAGGAGTTGATTGGTGCGGCGCACGCCGGCTGCTTCTCCATGGCGTTTTCTATGATTTTGGGCGACGCCGGCCTCAAGGCTGACAGCATCGACACCCAGGCCGAAGTGACGCTGGACCAAGTCGACGGTGGTTTTGCGATTACGGCCGTGCACTTGGTTCTGAAAGCCAAGATCCCAGGCGCGAGCCAGGCGCAGTTCGATGAACTGAGCAAAAAGGCCAAGGAAGGGTGCCCGGTGTCCAAGGTGCTGAATGCGAAAATCAGCCTGGATGCCACGCTCGTCAGCTAA
- a CDS encoding DUF1161 domain-containing protein gives MKRFALAIICGVLATSAVAAPKDCEELRKEIEVKIQANAVPSYTLEVVSKEEADKHDSAMVVGSCENGTKAIVYQKNND, from the coding sequence ATGAAACGTTTTGCCTTGGCAATCATCTGCGGTGTTTTGGCCACGTCGGCTGTGGCCGCGCCAAAAGATTGTGAAGAGCTCAGGAAAGAGATCGAGGTCAAGATCCAGGCTAACGCCGTTCCGTCCTACACCTTGGAAGTGGTCAGCAAGGAAGAAGCCGACAAGCACGACAGCGCCATGGTCGTCGGCAGCTGTGAGAACGGTACTAAAGCCATCGTCTACCAGAAGAACAACGACTGA
- a CDS encoding PA0061/PA0062 family lipoprotein — MRQLLLLVTALFLSACALTPIPPADPHQAWVDFSTPTPGAKLVMAQRLDGKNLNDGRFFQVPPGSHELMVRFDFEVPTGGSLGGLSQTQDRTCFMTLQYDNFQAGQRYVLEGRSLAFTPNIRLYNAARQLLAEERSVNCI, encoded by the coding sequence ATGCGTCAGCTCTTGCTACTCGTCACCGCCCTGTTTCTAAGCGCTTGTGCTTTGACGCCGATACCGCCGGCCGACCCGCACCAGGCCTGGGTCGATTTCAGCACCCCGACACCGGGGGCCAAACTGGTGATGGCGCAACGTCTGGATGGGAAAAACCTCAACGATGGGCGCTTCTTCCAGGTCCCGCCGGGCAGTCACGAGCTGATGGTGCGCTTTGATTTCGAAGTACCGACCGGCGGCAGTTTGGGCGGGTTGTCGCAGACCCAGGACCGGACCTGCTTCATGACCTTGCAGTACGACAACTTCCAGGCGGGCCAGCGCTACGTACTGGAAGGTCGCTCGCTGGCCTTCACGCCCAACATCCGGCTCTACAACGCCGCGCGGCAGTTGTTGGCGGAGGAACGCAGCGTGAACTGCATCTGA
- a CDS encoding aminopeptidase, with protein sequence MLRGFLPGLMVVLLSGCSSVSYYSQLAGGQWQLLRAREPVAEVIADPSRPQVLRDHLVQAQKARAFASEHLYLPDNQSYRLYADIGRPYVVWNVFATTEFSLSPQTHCFPIAGCVAYRGYYNQGAARGEAALLQQKGMDVSIGGVEAYSTLGWFNDPIMNSMMNWGDERLATLIFHELAHQRFYVQDDTEFNESYANFVEQEGTRQWRAARGLAPLNNAALQQRDQFIRLVLDTRKRLEKLYAQPLSAEVMRLAKAAEFERLRTEYQHLRDSQWAGDKRYDVWINQPMNNARLLPFGLYDQWVPAFAALFAQESGDWVKFYTAVEKLGGLPVEQRKAALRQLEGGGR encoded by the coding sequence ATGTTGAGGGGTTTTCTTCCAGGGTTAATGGTTGTGCTGCTCAGCGGCTGTTCCAGTGTCAGTTATTACAGCCAGTTGGCCGGCGGCCAGTGGCAATTGTTGCGGGCGCGCGAGCCGGTTGCCGAGGTTATCGCCGACCCTTCCCGCCCACAGGTATTGCGCGATCACTTGGTGCAAGCGCAGAAGGCGCGTGCCTTTGCCAGCGAGCACCTGTATTTGCCCGACAACCAGAGTTACCGGCTGTACGCCGACATTGGCCGGCCCTATGTCGTCTGGAACGTGTTCGCTACTACGGAATTTTCCCTGTCTCCCCAGACCCATTGCTTCCCAATCGCCGGTTGCGTCGCTTATCGCGGTTATTACAATCAGGGCGCAGCCCGCGGTGAGGCGGCGTTGTTGCAGCAAAAAGGCATGGATGTGTCGATTGGCGGTGTCGAGGCCTATTCGACCTTAGGTTGGTTCAACGACCCGATCATGAATTCGATGATGAACTGGGGCGATGAACGCCTGGCCACGCTGATCTTCCATGAGCTGGCGCACCAGCGTTTTTATGTGCAGGACGACACCGAGTTCAACGAATCGTATGCCAACTTTGTTGAGCAGGAAGGCACCCGCCAATGGCGCGCGGCGCGTGGCTTGGCGCCTTTGAACAATGCGGCGTTGCAGCAACGTGACCAATTTATCCGGTTGGTGCTCGATACCCGTAAGCGCTTGGAAAAACTCTACGCGCAACCGTTGTCGGCTGAGGTGATGCGCTTAGCCAAAGCCGCCGAGTTCGAGCGCTTGCGCACTGAATATCAGCACCTGCGTGACAGCCAATGGGCTGGGGATAAACGTTACGACGTGTGGATCAACCAGCCGATGAACAATGCGCGGTTGTTGCCGTTTGGGCTGTATGACCAATGGGTGCCGGCGTTTGCGGCGTTGTTTGCGCAGGAAAGTGGGGATTGGGTGAAGTTCTATACGGCGGTTGAGAAGTTGGGTGGGTTGCCGGTGGAGCAGCGTAAGGCGGCGTTGAGGCAGTTGGAGGGTGGGGGCCGTTAG
- a CDS encoding HAD family hydrolase — MTQRYQTVLFDLDGTLTDPREGITRSIQYALGKLGIDEPDLTKLEHFIGPPLLQAFMQFYSFDEAKAWDAVNFYRERFKVTGLYENRVFDGVMPLLEALNGQGRQLYVATSKPWVFAREIARHFDFAKHFKVIYGSELDGTRTNKVELIAHLMSEEGLDPATTLMIGDRKHDLIGARSNGLDSAAVGYGFGSFEELSAEAPTWHFETLEEMHQAFLQRA, encoded by the coding sequence ATGACCCAGCGTTACCAAACCGTCCTGTTTGACCTGGATGGCACCCTGACCGACCCGCGTGAGGGCATCACCCGCTCGATCCAGTACGCGCTTGGCAAGCTCGGTATCGACGAACCGGACCTGACCAAACTGGAACACTTCATCGGCCCACCGTTGCTGCAAGCCTTCATGCAGTTCTACAGCTTCGACGAGGCCAAGGCGTGGGACGCGGTGAATTTCTATCGCGAGCGCTTCAAGGTCACCGGGCTGTACGAAAACCGCGTGTTCGACGGCGTGATGCCGCTGCTTGAAGCGCTGAATGGCCAGGGTCGCCAGCTGTATGTGGCCACGTCCAAGCCGTGGGTGTTTGCCCGCGAGATTGCGCGGCATTTCGATTTTGCCAAGCACTTCAAGGTGATTTACGGCAGCGAGCTCGATGGCACACGCACCAATAAGGTTGAGTTGATTGCGCACTTGATGAGCGAGGAAGGCCTAGACCCGGCGACCACCTTGATGATTGGCGATCGCAAGCATGACCTGATCGGCGCGCGCAGCAATGGGCTGGATTCGGCGGCGGTGGGGTATGGGTTTGGCAGTTTTGAAGAGCTGAGTGCTGAGGCGCCGACTTGGCATTTTGAGACGTTGGAGGAGATGCATCAGGCGTTTTTGCAGCGCGCTTGA
- a CDS encoding gamma carbonic anhydrase family protein: MTLRTYQNHTPTLGAGAFVDISAVVIGDVEIGADSSVWPLTVIRGDMHRIRIGARTSVQDGCVLHITHAGPFNPDGFPLLIGDDVTIAHKVMLHGCTVGNRILIGMGSIVMDGAVVEDDVIIGAGSLVPPGKKLDSGFLYVGSPVKQIRALTDKERAFFTYSAANYVKLKDLHLAEGFDQ; encoded by the coding sequence GTGACCCTTCGCACTTATCAGAACCACACGCCAACCCTGGGCGCCGGGGCTTTTGTCGATATTTCGGCGGTGGTGATCGGCGATGTCGAAATCGGCGCCGACAGCTCGGTTTGGCCGCTGACGGTGATTCGCGGCGACATGCACCGCATCCGCATCGGGGCACGCACCAGCGTGCAGGACGGCTGCGTGCTGCACATTACCCACGCAGGTCCCTTTAATCCTGACGGTTTCCCGCTGCTGATCGGCGATGACGTGACCATCGCCCACAAAGTCATGCTGCATGGCTGCACGGTGGGGAACCGCATCCTGATCGGCATGGGCAGCATTGTGATGGACGGCGCCGTGGTCGAAGACGACGTGATCATCGGCGCCGGCAGCCTGGTGCCACCGGGCAAAAAACTCGACAGCGGCTTTTTGTACGTGGGCAGCCCGGTTAAACAAATCCGTGCGCTGACTGACAAGGAGCGTGCCTTTTTCACCTACAGCGCGGCGAACTACGTGAAGCTCAAAGACCTGCACCTGGCTGAAGGATTCGACCAATGA
- the prlC gene encoding oligopeptidase A: protein MAPSLFLHVSSAKVPTVSANNPLLQSYDLPPFSAIRAEHVQPAIEQILADNRVAIEGILQSQGKNPTWAGLVLAMDELNDRLGAAWSPVSHLNAVCNSAELREAYESCLPALSAYSTEMGQNRALFQAFEALANSPQAAGFDVAQKTILEHSLRDFRLSGIDLPPEQQKRYAEVQSKLSELGSKFSNQLLDATQAWTKHVTDEATLAGLTDSAKAQMAAAAQAKSLDGWLITLEFPSYYAVMTYAHDRALREEVYAAYCTRASDQGPNAGKNDNGPVMEQILDLRQELAKLLGYASFSELSLATKMAESSDQVLSFLRDLATRSKPFAAQDLQQLKAYAAEQGCADLQSWDSGFYGEKLREQRYSVSQEALRAYFPIDKVLGGLFAIVQRLYGIEIAEQKGFDTWHPDVRLFEIKENGQHVGRFFFDLYARANKRGGAWMDGARDRRRTVDGVLQSPVANLVCNFTPADSGKPALLTHDEVTTLFHEFGHGLHHLLTRVEHAGVSGINGVAWDAVELPSQFMENWCWEPEGLALISGHYETGEPLPQDLLEKMLAAKNFQSGLMMVRQLEFSLFDFELHATHGDGRSVAQVLEGVRDEVSVMRPPAYNRFPNSFAHIFAGGYAAGYYSYKWAEVLSADAFSKFEEDGVLNAETGRAFREAILARGGSQAPMVLFVDFRGRAPSIDALLRHSGLSEDAAA, encoded by the coding sequence ATGGCCCCATCTTTGTTCTTACATGTTTCTTCAGCCAAGGTGCCAACCGTGAGCGCGAACAACCCTCTTCTGCAGTCCTACGACCTGCCGCCGTTCTCGGCGATCCGTGCCGAGCACGTGCAGCCGGCCATCGAACAGATCCTCGCCGACAACCGTGTTGCCATCGAAGGCATCCTGCAAAGCCAGGGCAAAAATCCGACATGGGCCGGCCTGGTGCTGGCCATGGACGAACTGAATGACCGCCTGGGCGCCGCCTGGAGCCCGGTCAGCCACTTGAATGCCGTGTGCAACAGCGCCGAACTGCGTGAAGCCTACGAGTCGTGCCTGCCGGCATTGAGCGCCTACTCCACTGAGATGGGCCAGAACCGCGCACTGTTCCAGGCCTTTGAAGCCCTGGCCAACAGCCCGCAAGCGGCTGGTTTCGACGTGGCGCAAAAAACCATCCTGGAACATTCCCTGCGCGACTTCCGCCTGTCGGGTATCGATTTGCCGCCTGAGCAGCAAAAGCGTTACGCCGAAGTGCAGAGCAAGCTCTCCGAGCTGGGCAGCAAATTTTCCAACCAACTGTTGGATGCCACCCAAGCCTGGACCAAACACGTCACCGACGAAGCCACCCTCGCCGGCCTGACCGACTCGGCCAAGGCACAAATGGCCGCCGCCGCCCAGGCCAAAAGCCTCGACGGCTGGCTGATTACCCTGGAATTCCCCAGCTACTACGCGGTGATGACCTACGCCCACGACCGTGCCCTGCGTGAAGAAGTCTACGCGGCCTACTGCACCCGTGCGTCGGACCAAGGCCCGAATGCCGGTAAGAATGATAACGGCCCGGTAATGGAACAAATCCTCGACCTGCGTCAGGAGCTGGCCAAACTGCTGGGCTACGCCTCGTTCTCCGAACTGAGCCTGGCCACCAAGATGGCCGAGTCCAGCGACCAGGTGCTGAGCTTCCTGCGCGACCTGGCCACGCGCAGCAAGCCGTTTGCTGCCCAAGACCTGCAACAGCTCAAGGCTTACGCTGCCGAGCAAGGCTGTGCTGATCTGCAAAGCTGGGACAGCGGTTTCTACGGCGAGAAGCTCCGTGAGCAACGTTACAGCGTGTCTCAGGAAGCGCTGCGCGCCTACTTCCCAATCGACAAAGTGCTGGGCGGCCTGTTTGCCATCGTGCAACGCCTGTATGGCATTGAGATCGCCGAGCAAAAAGGCTTCGACACTTGGCACCCGGACGTTCGCCTGTTTGAAATCAAGGAAAACGGCCAGCACGTCGGCCGCTTCTTCTTTGACCTGTACGCCCGCGCCAACAAGCGTGGCGGTGCCTGGATGGACGGCGCTCGCGACCGTCGTCGCACGGTCGACGGCGTGCTGCAAAGCCCAGTGGCTAACCTGGTGTGCAACTTCACCCCGGCCGACAGCGGCAAACCTGCCCTACTGACCCACGATGAAGTGACCACCCTGTTCCACGAATTCGGCCACGGCCTGCATCACCTGCTGACCCGCGTCGAGCATGCCGGCGTTTCTGGCATCAACGGCGTGGCTTGGGATGCGGTGGAGTTGCCGAGCCAGTTCATGGAGAACTGGTGCTGGGAGCCGGAAGGCCTGGCGCTGATCTCCGGCCACTATGAGACCGGTGAGCCGCTGCCGCAGGACCTGCTGGAAAAAATGCTCGCGGCGAAAAACTTCCAGTCCGGCCTGATGATGGTGCGCCAGCTGGAATTCTCGCTGTTTGACTTCGAACTGCACGCCACCCACGGCGATGGCCGCAGCGTGGCGCAGGTGCTTGAAGGCGTGCGTGATGAAGTCTCGGTGATGCGCCCACCGGCGTACAACCGCTTCCCTAACAGCTTTGCGCACATCTTTGCTGGCGGTTACGCGGCGGGTTACTACAGCTACAAGTGGGCTGAAGTGTTGTCGGCGGATGCCTTTTCCAAGTTTGAAGAAGACGGCGTGCTGAATGCCGAGACTGGCCGCGCATTCCGCGAGGCGATCCTGGCCCGCGGTGGTTCCCAGGCGCCGATGGTGCTGTTCGTCGACTTCCGCGGACGTGCGCCGTCGATTGACGCACTCTTGCGCCACAGCGGCCTGAGTGAGGACGCGGCAGCATGA
- a CDS encoding YheV family putative zinc ribbon protein has translation MSEGPVITKKQFIAGAVCPACSEPDKLKMWTEDSVPHRECVACGYTDTLNDQGLSVPKELGTRVNTSALKAPNPKVQPVQFFPNPKLKKD, from the coding sequence ATGAGCGAAGGGCCTGTGATCACCAAAAAGCAATTTATCGCCGGGGCGGTTTGCCCGGCGTGCAGCGAGCCGGACAAGTTAAAGATGTGGACCGAAGACAGCGTGCCACACCGTGAGTGTGTGGCCTGCGGTTATACCGACACGTTGAATGACCAAGGTCTGTCGGTGCCCAAGGAATTGGGCACCCGGGTTAATACATCGGCGTTGAAAGCGCCGAACCCGAAGGTGCAGCCGGTGCAGTTTTTCCCCAATCCCAAGCTGAAAAAAGACTGA
- a CDS encoding dual specificity protein phosphatase family protein — protein sequence MFEIRLLPALGMAFLALFATAHAQADGASSLRSPEWAQPVGDQFNLHQMTPTLYRSALPDSSAVPVLENLKIGTVINFLPESDAAWLKTSDIKQVQLTYRTNHVDDSDVLAALRAIQEAQANGPVLMHCKHGSDRTGLMAAMYRVVIQGWSKEDALNEMTLGGFGTSNGFKDGVRYMMKADVDKLRKALANGDCSTSAFALCSMNSWLNTTSSSRVEPKKETELVLTP from the coding sequence ATGTTCGAGATTCGATTGCTGCCTGCCCTCGGCATGGCGTTCCTGGCCTTGTTCGCCACCGCTCACGCCCAAGCCGACGGCGCCTCTTCGCTGCGCTCACCGGAATGGGCCCAGCCGGTGGGCGACCAATTCAACCTGCACCAGATGACGCCCACGCTGTATCGCAGCGCACTGCCCGACAGCAGTGCGGTGCCTGTGCTGGAGAATCTCAAGATCGGTACGGTGATCAACTTCCTGCCGGAATCTGATGCGGCGTGGTTGAAAACATCTGATATCAAACAGGTACAGCTGACTTATCGCACCAACCATGTCGACGATTCCGACGTGCTGGCAGCACTAAGAGCTATTCAGGAAGCGCAAGCGAACGGTCCGGTGTTGATGCACTGCAAACACGGCTCTGACCGCACCGGCCTGATGGCGGCGATGTACCGCGTGGTGATCCAGGGTTGGAGTAAAGAAGACGCGCTGAACGAGATGACCTTAGGCGGTTTCGGCACCAGTAATGGCTTCAAGGACGGCGTTCGCTACATGATGAAGGCCGATGTCGACAAGTTGCGTAAAGCGCTGGCGAATGGCGATTGCAGCACCAGCGCGTTTGCGCTGTGCTCGATGAACAGTTGGCTCAACACGACCAGCAGTAGCCGTGTTGAACCAAAGAAAGAGACTGAGCTGGTACTGACGCCCTAA
- a CDS encoding gluconate 2-dehydrogenase subunit 3 family protein, which produces MSDQDQDNPRRDFLRKSLTLIPVVTVASTGFGGSMLMATPESAQAAEAKPPASDKAYEPSYFSAEEWAFINAAVARLIPADAQGPGALEAGAPEYIDRQMNTPYAAGALWFMQGPFNADAPSEMGWQSKLVPKDIYRLGIAATDAWSKAFNGKPFAAQDSATQDDMLRRMEAGGSEMTAHFEAVPAKMFFNLLLQNTKEGFFCDPIHGGNKGMVGWTMIGFPGARADFMDWVERNEQYPFPAVSIRGERA; this is translated from the coding sequence ATGTCTGATCAAGATCAAGACAACCCCCGGCGTGACTTTTTGCGCAAATCCTTGACCTTGATCCCGGTGGTCACGGTTGCCAGCACCGGCTTTGGTGGCTCGATGCTGATGGCCACACCGGAATCGGCCCAGGCCGCCGAGGCTAAACCGCCCGCGAGCGACAAGGCCTACGAGCCGAGCTACTTCAGCGCCGAAGAGTGGGCGTTTATCAACGCCGCCGTCGCACGCTTGATTCCCGCTGACGCCCAAGGCCCTGGTGCTCTGGAAGCCGGCGCGCCGGAATACATCGACCGCCAGATGAACACGCCGTATGCCGCCGGCGCGCTGTGGTTCATGCAAGGCCCGTTCAACGCCGATGCACCGTCGGAGATGGGCTGGCAGAGCAAATTGGTGCCCAAGGACATCTATCGCTTGGGCATTGCTGCGACGGATGCTTGGTCGAAGGCGTTCAACGGGAAGCCTTTTGCTGCGCAAGACAGCGCTACCCAGGACGACATGTTGCGGCGCATGGAGGCGGGCGGCAGCGAAATGACTGCACATTTCGAGGCGGTGCCGGCGAAGATGTTTTTCAACTTGCTGCTGCAAAACACCAAGGAAGGGTTCTTCTGTGACCCGATCCACGGCGGCAACAAAGGCATGGTTGGCTGGACCATGATCGGCTTCCCCGGCGCCCGCGCCGACTTTATGGATTGGGTGGAACGCAACGAGCAATACCCCTTTCCGGCTGTTTCCATTCGCGGCGAGAGGGCATAA